The proteins below come from a single Aegilops tauschii subsp. strangulata cultivar AL8/78 chromosome 6, Aet v6.0, whole genome shotgun sequence genomic window:
- the LOC120967437 gene encoding uncharacterized protein: protein MDSRAKIGQAGVVVQIPRRLMLAEVLRQVGGSPAAYATQWLSDGYLSTVQATVPLRCHPWCRTVLRVAGAVAQGAADALIRLMRSRHGVQIDDANWSPAASRAPRRADPRRFTGRAAAVNVGAYGGFASQWCRSYDAARLGWGVGVSVW from the exons ATGGATTCTCGTGCGAAAATCG GGCAAGCAGGCGTCGTGGTCCAGATCCCGCGCCGCCTCATGCTGGCCGAGGTCCTCCGGCAGGTCGGCGGCTCGCCGGCGGCGTACGCGACGCAGTGGCTGTCGGACGGGTACCTGAGCACCGTGCAGGCCACGGTCCCCCTGCGGTGCCACCCTTGGTGCAGGACCGTGCTGCGGGTGGCCGGGGCCGTGGCCCAGGGCGCCGCCGACGCGCTCATCCGCCTGATGAGGAGCAGGCACGGCGTGCAGATCGACGACGCGAACTGGTCCCCGGCGGCGAGCAGGGCACCGCGCCGTGCCGATCCGCGCCGGTTCACCGGGAGGGCGGCCGCTGTGAATGTTGGAGCGTACGGTGGATTCGCTTCGCAGTGGTGCCGTTCGTACGACGCAGCTCGTCTCGGTTGGGGTGTTGGCGTGTCCGTGTGGTGA